The Equus asinus isolate D_3611 breed Donkey chromosome 22, EquAss-T2T_v2, whole genome shotgun sequence genome has a segment encoding these proteins:
- the LOC106832649 gene encoding olfactory receptor 6C2-like — protein MKNCTITTFILLGLTDDPELQVLIFIFLFLTYLLSITGNLTIIALTFVDPQLKTPMYYFLQNFSFLEMSFTTACIPRYLYNIATGDNIITYNACIMQVFFTDLFAITEFFLLAAMSYDRYVAICSPLQYVTIMSSRVCRRLVFCCWLAGLLTIAPPLSLGLNLKFCDSNVVDHFLCDAFPLLKISCSDTWLMGKTVLICAVLTLILTLMCVFLSYAYIIKTILGFPSAQQRKKAFSTCSSHMVVVSITYGTCMFIYMNPTAEKQVTVNKVLSLLVSSISPMLNPFIYTLRNKQVKKAFNNSIKRIASFLKK, from the coding sequence ATGAAAAACTGTACAATAACAACATTCATACTGTTGGGATTGACTGATGACCCTGAGCTGCAAgttctgatttttatctttctgtttctcaccTACCTGCTGAGTATAACGGGGAACTTGACTATCATCGCACTCACCTTTGTGGATCCTCAACTTAAAACACCTATGTACTACTTTTTACAAAATTTCTCCTTCTTGGAGATGTCATTCACAACTGCCTGTATTCCCAGATACTTGTATAACATAGCAACAGGAGATAATATCATTACATATAATGCTTGTATCATGCAAGTCTTTTTTACTGATCTCTTTGCAATAACAGAATTTTTTCTCCTGGCTgccatgtcctatgaccgctacgtGGCCATCTGCAGTCCCTTGCAGTATGTGACCATCATGAGCAGCAGAGTCTGCAGGAGGCTTGTTTTTTGCTGTTGGTTGGCTGGATTGTTGACCATAGCCCCCCCACTTAGTCTGGGGCTAAATCTGAAATTCTGTGACTCGAATGTTGTTGATCATTTTCTCTGTGATGCTTTTCCCCTCCTGAAGATATCATGTTCAGACACATGGCTCATGGGAAAAACTGTATTAATCTGTGCTGTGCTGACCCTCATTTTGACCCTTATGTGTGTATTTCTATCCTATGCTTACATAATTAAGACGATTTTAGGATTTCCATCTGCCCAGCAAAGAAAAAAGGCCTTTTCCACCTGTTCTTCCCACATGGTTGTGGTTTCCATCACCTATGGCACATGCATGTTCATCTACATGAATCCGACAGCAGAGAAACAAGTGACTGTCAATAAAGTGCTTTCACTGCTCGTTTCTTCCATTTCACCTATGTTAAATCCATTTATTTATACACTGAGAAATAAGCAAGTGAAGAAAGCCttcaacaactcaattaaaagaaTTGCATCATTCctgaagaagtaa